One Festucalex cinctus isolate MCC-2025b chromosome 3, RoL_Fcin_1.0, whole genome shotgun sequence DNA window includes the following coding sequences:
- the LOC144015522 gene encoding solute carrier family 45 member 3 isoform X1, with protein MPGWRSQWRLVLLNSLTCGLEICVAAGITYVPPLLLEAGVEERYMTMVLGIGPVLGLVFIPLVGSASDNCNSSYGRRKPFIWLLSLGVLLALFIIPHADILAAHLAWGGRTFQVSFLILGVGLLDFCGQVCFTPLEALLSDLYRDGEDCNQAFAMFSFMVSLGGCVGYLLPALDWSHSLLSVYLGGQDQCLFFLLILIFIPSILITMKVSEEPSSAMSGSPGAASLLEPGAGVMETGQCGVPRSCCYLPKLRPMKSGPLLCLLRTCWSMTPAIYRSYCHVPRVMWQLCVAQLCSWMAVMSFMLFFTVFVGEGLYGGVPSAVPGSVPRQRYDEGIRMGSLGLFLQCATSTFFSMIMSRMVHRFGSRWVYLSSMVSFTVSALVICLSKSVVLVTTMAALTGYAYAALQTLPYTLTCLYHKEKKVYMPKRKTKNTRKNGFTTTRDYLTPAEEESLLNNMAGPSFGNAFLSQDIYYSAPLNQNGSAHSSPGPEQEELESGYEDRGVGLDFAILDSTFLLSQVIPTLLMGTIVQFAQSVTTYMACSVILGIVAIYLANHIVFDQKDLKGCDSHGKPMGKIVE; from the exons ATGCCTGGATGGAGGTCTCAGTGGCGTCTGGTCCTGCTGAACTCCCTTACATGTGGCCTGGAGATTTGTGTGGCAGCAGGGATTACATATGTGCCACCGTTGCTGCTGGAGGCTGGTGTGGAGGAGCGTTACATGACTATGGTTTTAG GTATTGGTCCAGTGCTCGGCCTCGTGTTCATCCCCCTGGTTGGCTCAGCCAGTGACAACTGCAATAGCAGTTATGGAAGAAGAAAGCCTTTCATCTGGCTGCTATCTCTGGGAGTCCTTCTAGCCCTTTTTATCATTCCCCATGCCGACATCCTGGCTGCACACCTTGCCTGGGGAGGACGCACTTTCCAG GTGAGTTTCCTTATCCTTGGAGTTGGCCTTCTTGACTTTTGCGGACAAGTTTGCTTCACGCCATTGGAGGCTCTATTATCCGACCTTTATCGAGATGGGGAGGACTGTAACCAAGCCTTTGCGATGTTCTCCTTCATGGTTAGCTTGGGAGGCTGCGTGGGATACTTGCTTCCTGCACTAGACTGGAGCCACAGCCTGCTCTCTGTTTACCTCGGAGGCCAGGACCAGTGCCTCTTCTTTCTCCTCATCCTTATCTTCATTCCCAGCATACTCATCACTATGAAAGTCTCCGAAGAGCCCTCCAGTGCAATGAGCGGCTCTCCCGGGGCGGCATCTTTGCTGGAGCCAGGGGCTGGTGTAATGGAAACTGGCCAGTGTGGTGTGCCTCGCTCATGCTGCTACCTGCCTAAGCTGAGGCCGATGAAGTCTGGACCTCTGCTATGCTTGCTGAGAACATGCTGGTCCATGACCCCTGCCATTTACAGGAGCTACTGTCATGTCCCAAGGGTGATGTGGCAGCTGTGTGTGGCTCAGCTCTGCAGCTGGATGGCAGTAATGTCCTTCATGCTCTTCTTCACAGTCTTTGTAGGCGAAGGCCTGTACGGTGGAGTTCCCAGTGCGGTACCAGGAAGTGTACCCAGACAAAGATATGATGAAG GGATCCGTATGGGAAGTCTGGGTTTATTCCTGCAGTGTGCTACCTCAACCTTCTTCTCGATGATAATGAGTCGTATGGTTCACCGTTTTGGGTCACGCTGGGTTTACCTGAGCAGCATGGTGAGCTTCACAGTGTCTGCTTTGGTCATCTGCCTGTCGAAAAGCGTGGTCCTCGTTACAACCATGGCCGCCCTCACTGGCTATGCATATGCTGCGCTGCAGACATTGCCCTATACCCTCACTTGCCTCTACCACAAGGAGAAGAAG GTGTACATGCCAAAAAGGAAAACCAAAAACACACGTAAGAATGGTTTTACAACTACCAGAGACTATTTGACTCCAGCGGAAGAGGAGAGCTTACTAAATAACATGGCTGGCCCCTCCTTTGGAAATGCCTTCCTCAGCCAGGACATTTACTACTCCGCTCCCCTCAACCAGAACGGCTCAGCTCACAGCTCCCCCGGCCCCGAGCAGGAGGAGCTGGAGTCAGGATATGAAGATCGCGGCGTGGGCTTGGACTTTGCCATCTTAGACAGCACCTTCCTCCTCTCTCAGGTTATCCCCACCCTCCTCATGGGCACCATTGTTCAATTCGCACAGTCAGTCACCACCTATATGGCCTGCTCCGTAATATTAGGCATTGTCGCCATCTATTTGGCCAATCATATTGTCTTTGACCAAAAGGATCTCAAAGGTTGCGACTCGCATGGAAAACCTATGGGAAAGATTGTGGAATAA
- the LOC144015522 gene encoding solute carrier family 45 member 3 isoform X2 has translation MHSCVEDELMKAYLQAGGHLEEPPPTFSDDGIGPVLGLVFIPLVGSASDNCNSSYGRRKPFIWLLSLGVLLALFIIPHADILAAHLAWGGRTFQVSFLILGVGLLDFCGQVCFTPLEALLSDLYRDGEDCNQAFAMFSFMVSLGGCVGYLLPALDWSHSLLSVYLGGQDQCLFFLLILIFIPSILITMKVSEEPSSAMSGSPGAASLLEPGAGVMETGQCGVPRSCCYLPKLRPMKSGPLLCLLRTCWSMTPAIYRSYCHVPRVMWQLCVAQLCSWMAVMSFMLFFTVFVGEGLYGGVPSAVPGSVPRQRYDEGIRMGSLGLFLQCATSTFFSMIMSRMVHRFGSRWVYLSSMVSFTVSALVICLSKSVVLVTTMAALTGYAYAALQTLPYTLTCLYHKEKKVYMPKRKTKNTRKNGFTTTRDYLTPAEEESLLNNMAGPSFGNAFLSQDIYYSAPLNQNGSAHSSPGPEQEELESGYEDRGVGLDFAILDSTFLLSQVIPTLLMGTIVQFAQSVTTYMACSVILGIVAIYLANHIVFDQKDLKGCDSHGKPMGKIVE, from the exons ATGCATTCATGTGTGGAGGATGAGCTGATGAAGGCGTACCTTCAGGCAGGAGGCCATCTGGAGGAACCACCACCAACATTCAGTGATGATG GTATTGGTCCAGTGCTCGGCCTCGTGTTCATCCCCCTGGTTGGCTCAGCCAGTGACAACTGCAATAGCAGTTATGGAAGAAGAAAGCCTTTCATCTGGCTGCTATCTCTGGGAGTCCTTCTAGCCCTTTTTATCATTCCCCATGCCGACATCCTGGCTGCACACCTTGCCTGGGGAGGACGCACTTTCCAG GTGAGTTTCCTTATCCTTGGAGTTGGCCTTCTTGACTTTTGCGGACAAGTTTGCTTCACGCCATTGGAGGCTCTATTATCCGACCTTTATCGAGATGGGGAGGACTGTAACCAAGCCTTTGCGATGTTCTCCTTCATGGTTAGCTTGGGAGGCTGCGTGGGATACTTGCTTCCTGCACTAGACTGGAGCCACAGCCTGCTCTCTGTTTACCTCGGAGGCCAGGACCAGTGCCTCTTCTTTCTCCTCATCCTTATCTTCATTCCCAGCATACTCATCACTATGAAAGTCTCCGAAGAGCCCTCCAGTGCAATGAGCGGCTCTCCCGGGGCGGCATCTTTGCTGGAGCCAGGGGCTGGTGTAATGGAAACTGGCCAGTGTGGTGTGCCTCGCTCATGCTGCTACCTGCCTAAGCTGAGGCCGATGAAGTCTGGACCTCTGCTATGCTTGCTGAGAACATGCTGGTCCATGACCCCTGCCATTTACAGGAGCTACTGTCATGTCCCAAGGGTGATGTGGCAGCTGTGTGTGGCTCAGCTCTGCAGCTGGATGGCAGTAATGTCCTTCATGCTCTTCTTCACAGTCTTTGTAGGCGAAGGCCTGTACGGTGGAGTTCCCAGTGCGGTACCAGGAAGTGTACCCAGACAAAGATATGATGAAG GGATCCGTATGGGAAGTCTGGGTTTATTCCTGCAGTGTGCTACCTCAACCTTCTTCTCGATGATAATGAGTCGTATGGTTCACCGTTTTGGGTCACGCTGGGTTTACCTGAGCAGCATGGTGAGCTTCACAGTGTCTGCTTTGGTCATCTGCCTGTCGAAAAGCGTGGTCCTCGTTACAACCATGGCCGCCCTCACTGGCTATGCATATGCTGCGCTGCAGACATTGCCCTATACCCTCACTTGCCTCTACCACAAGGAGAAGAAG GTGTACATGCCAAAAAGGAAAACCAAAAACACACGTAAGAATGGTTTTACAACTACCAGAGACTATTTGACTCCAGCGGAAGAGGAGAGCTTACTAAATAACATGGCTGGCCCCTCCTTTGGAAATGCCTTCCTCAGCCAGGACATTTACTACTCCGCTCCCCTCAACCAGAACGGCTCAGCTCACAGCTCCCCCGGCCCCGAGCAGGAGGAGCTGGAGTCAGGATATGAAGATCGCGGCGTGGGCTTGGACTTTGCCATCTTAGACAGCACCTTCCTCCTCTCTCAGGTTATCCCCACCCTCCTCATGGGCACCATTGTTCAATTCGCACAGTCAGTCACCACCTATATGGCCTGCTCCGTAATATTAGGCATTGTCGCCATCTATTTGGCCAATCATATTGTCTTTGACCAAAAGGATCTCAAAGGTTGCGACTCGCATGGAAAACCTATGGGAAAGATTGTGGAATAA